The following are from one region of the Chloroflexia bacterium SDU3-3 genome:
- a CDS encoding ATP-binding cassette domain-containing protein: MTYAIETAHLTRRFGRSTAVADLDLCVPYQSVYGFLGPNGAGKSTTIRMLLGLIRPHAGSVQIFGQPLGGDRTATLGQIGALVELPSLYPHLTGRENMDITRLLRGLPRAEVDRALEIVEMRPHADRRVRGYSLGMRQRLALALALLGGPRLLILDEPTNGLDPAGIHEIRTLIQRLPEQHGITVFISSHLLGEIEQVASHVGIIQQGRMLFQGALEDLRQRHTRTALIGAAQPERAAQLLRQAGYAPAARADGMLAVSSDTPIDMAAITRMLVRADLDVTHVSEQGFSLEAQFMQLTSATAGERI; the protein is encoded by the coding sequence ATGACCTATGCCATTGAGACTGCACATCTGACCCGGCGGTTTGGCCGCTCCACCGCCGTGGCTGATCTTGACCTGTGTGTGCCCTACCAGAGCGTCTACGGCTTCCTGGGGCCGAACGGCGCGGGGAAATCGACCACCATCCGCATGCTGCTGGGCCTCATCCGCCCCCACGCGGGCAGCGTGCAGATCTTCGGCCAGCCGCTGGGCGGCGACCGCACAGCCACGCTGGGCCAGATCGGCGCGCTGGTCGAGCTGCCATCGCTCTACCCGCACCTGACGGGTCGCGAGAACATGGATATCACGCGGCTGCTGCGCGGCCTGCCCCGCGCCGAGGTCGACCGCGCGCTGGAGATTGTGGAGATGCGCCCCCACGCCGATCGGCGGGTGCGCGGCTACTCGCTGGGCATGCGCCAGCGCTTGGCCCTGGCCCTGGCCCTGCTGGGCGGGCCGCGCCTGCTCATCCTCGACGAGCCGACCAACGGCCTTGACCCGGCGGGCATCCACGAGATCCGCACGCTCATCCAGCGCCTGCCCGAGCAGCACGGCATCACCGTGTTCATCTCCAGCCATCTGCTGGGCGAGATCGAGCAGGTGGCCAGCCACGTGGGCATCATCCAGCAGGGCCGCATGCTGTTCCAGGGCGCGCTAGAAGACCTGCGCCAGCGCCACACGCGCACCGCCCTGATCGGCGCAGCCCAGCCCGAGCGGGCCGCGCAGCTGCTGCGCCAGGCGGGCTACGCCCCCGCCGCCCGCGCCGACGGCATGCTGGCGGTCTCCAGCGATACCCCGATCGACATGGCCGCGATCACGCGCATGCTGGTGCGCGCCGACCTCGATGTGACCCACGTGAGCGAGCAGGGCTTCTCGCTTGAGGCCCAGTTTATGCAGCTGACCAGCGCCACCGCTGGAGAAAGGATCTAG